In Thermoanaerobaculales bacterium, one DNA window encodes the following:
- a CDS encoding rod shape-determining protein, producing MSLSSLLGLFSSDLAIDLGTASTLVYVRGRGIAVLEPSIVAVNRITNRVEAVGAKAKEMLGKTPSNIQAIRPMKDGVIADFEVTEKMLEHFIKKAHGRSFLVRPRIVISVPSEITQVEKRAVKDTALKAGASEVYLIEQAMAAAIGAGLPITEPSGNMIVDIGGGTSDVAVISLAGVVYSRSVRVAGNEMDEAIIQYLKKKYNLLLGERTAEQVKIEIGSAYPLDEPLTMEVKGRDLVEGIPKTLTIADEEIREALTEIVATIVDAVRNALERTPPELSADIMDKGIILAGGGSLLKNLDKRLREETGLPVAHCEEPISAVVRGTGMMLTNIDLLRKIAID from the coding sequence ATGAGTCTCTCCAGCCTGCTCGGGCTGTTTTCCTCGGACCTGGCGATCGACCTCGGCACTGCCAGCACCCTGGTCTACGTGCGCGGCAGGGGGATCGCAGTCCTCGAGCCGTCGATCGTGGCGGTCAACCGCATCACCAACCGGGTCGAGGCCGTGGGGGCGAAGGCCAAGGAGATGCTCGGCAAGACGCCGAGCAACATCCAGGCCATCCGGCCGATGAAGGACGGCGTGATCGCCGACTTCGAGGTCACCGAGAAGATGCTCGAGCACTTCATCAAGAAGGCGCACGGGCGGTCGTTCCTGGTCCGCCCCCGGATCGTCATCTCGGTGCCCAGCGAGATCACCCAGGTCGAGAAGCGGGCGGTCAAGGACACCGCGCTCAAGGCCGGCGCCAGCGAGGTCTACCTGATCGAGCAGGCGATGGCGGCGGCAATCGGCGCCGGGCTGCCGATCACCGAGCCCTCGGGCAACATGATCGTCGACATCGGCGGCGGCACCTCGGACGTCGCCGTGATCTCGCTCGCCGGGGTCGTGTACTCGCGCTCGGTCCGGGTGGCCGGCAACGAGATGGACGAGGCGATCATCCAGTACCTCAAGAAGAAGTACAACCTGCTGCTCGGCGAGCGCACTGCCGAGCAGGTCAAGATCGAGATCGGATCGGCCTACCCGCTCGACGAGCCGCTGACGATGGAGGTCAAGGGCCGCGACCTGGTCGAGGGCATTCCCAAGACCCTCACCATCGCCGATGAGGAGATCCGCGAGGCGCTCACCGAGATCGTCGCCACCATCGTGGACGCGGTCCGCAACGCCCTCGAGCGGACACCGCCCGAGCTGTCGGCCGACATCATGGACAAGGGCATCATCCTGGCCGGCGGGGGCTCGCTGCTGAAGAACCTCGACAAGCGGCTGCGCGAGGAGACGGGCCTGCCGGTGGCGCACTGCGAGGAGCCGATCTCGGCCGTCGTCCGCGGCACCGGGATGATGCTGACCAACATCGACCTGCTGCGCAAGATCGCCATCGACTAG
- a CDS encoding FtsW/RodA/SpoVE family cell cycle protein, translating to MEHRIDPWLILAVVGILAASLATLHAAGPVLGSGPLLRQALWGAAGLVLLWALSRPSLSLYSQLAPVAYGAGIAGLLLVLVLGEARGGARAWFAVGPLTIQPSEFARLGVILMVAAWLGRSRSRRLTLRDGLIVTAMVGAAMLLVVVEPDLGVALTYLPIAGAALWLGGLPVRTWIVLALLAVVGGVVLWQRGLEPYQKERVLTVMDPERDPYGAGYQVRQSKIAVGSGQLAGEGIGHGSQSLLLFLPAQHTDFAFSVWAEATGFAGSTALLAAYALLLGRIGWTALAAASRHGLVLAILIGSWLAFQVVVNIGMVLGWLPTTGITLPLFSYGGSSLLSTCIALGIVQSVWRHRLLYS from the coding sequence GTGGAGCACCGCATCGACCCCTGGCTGATCCTCGCCGTGGTCGGCATTCTGGCCGCGTCCCTGGCCACCCTCCACGCCGCAGGCCCGGTGCTCGGCTCCGGCCCGCTGCTCCGCCAGGCGTTGTGGGGCGCGGCCGGCCTGGTGCTGCTGTGGGCGCTGTCCCGGCCGAGCCTCAGCCTCTACAGCCAGCTCGCGCCGGTGGCGTATGGCGCCGGCATCGCCGGGCTGCTGCTGGTGCTGGTGCTGGGCGAGGCCCGCGGCGGCGCCCGGGCGTGGTTCGCGGTCGGCCCGCTGACGATCCAGCCGAGCGAGTTCGCCCGGCTGGGAGTGATCCTGATGGTGGCGGCATGGCTGGGCCGGAGCCGGTCGCGGCGCCTGACCCTGCGGGACGGCCTCATCGTGACCGCGATGGTCGGTGCCGCCATGCTGCTGGTGGTGGTCGAGCCGGACCTGGGGGTCGCCCTCACCTACCTGCCGATCGCCGGCGCCGCCCTCTGGCTCGGCGGCCTGCCGGTCAGGACGTGGATCGTCCTGGCCCTGCTCGCGGTGGTCGGCGGCGTCGTCCTCTGGCAGCGCGGCCTCGAGCCATACCAGAAGGAGCGCGTGCTCACGGTGATGGACCCCGAGCGCGACCCCTACGGCGCCGGCTATCAGGTGCGGCAGTCGAAGATCGCGGTCGGGTCCGGCCAGCTGGCGGGCGAGGGCATCGGTCACGGGTCGCAGTCGCTGCTGCTCTTCCTGCCGGCCCAGCACACCGACTTCGCGTTCTCGGTGTGGGCCGAGGCAACCGGCTTCGCCGGCTCCACCGCCCTCCTCGCGGCCTACGCGCTGCTGCTCGGGCGCATCGGCTGGACCGCGCTGGCGGCCGCGAGCCGTCACGGGCTCGTGCTGGCGATCCTGATCGGAAGCTGGCTCGCCTTCCAGGTGGTGGTCAACATCGGGATGGTGCTCGGCTGGCTCCCGACCACCGGCATCACGCTGCCGCTGTTCTCCTATGGCGGGTCGTCGCTGCTGTCGACCTGTATCGCGCTCGGCATCGTCCAGTCGGTGTGGCGCCATCGCCTCCTGTACTCATGA
- a CDS encoding peptidyl-prolyl cis-trans isomerase has translation MALKWLRDNLKHLKFILWGVVAVFVLLVFVDWGTGRSGRGGGGAAAVTVGERAVSEAEFIEEMRRMNDRFQQQFGDQWNDLRGQVDLAGQTVAYFVEREMHLAEAAEAGLVVSDEELQEAILSNPMFKDRDGRFVGQQAYERMIRGYFQLSPQQFERRFAEDLLISKLSSLVERGVVVSDADIDAELRRQNETADLAAIQIRYERFLNDVTVTEDELRAHYEARGEDFRRGEQRVIRYLVVETSRLRRTLPVEQTELRAYYDAHGSEFSTGEQAHARHILFRLPPSADASQRAEIKLKAEGVLRIAQAGGDFAELAAKHSEDPGSKDTGGDLGWFGRGEMVPEFESAVFSAKPGELLGPVESQYGLHIIKVEGFTPQRQQPFEEVEEQVKFRVLEGRAAAEAEIRASALLRRLASEKAAGEDLWQQVADEDESIVLNVSPPFSAGEPVPGTGGGSDLSAEVFAAEVGAIGGPRAIPRGWMVWTLTEVRPGGVPAFEEVRSAVDQQVRKAKALDLAAGVAAQVAGRWRAGGDPAEIATAHGTSVVEASDHRRGTAVGALGPSPALDTAVFGATAGAVVGPVRIGDRGVVVAKVDRLTLIDPVTLERDRAGARDRLAAERGQQLLRAMINERRKDTPVTVDDELMERFAPRG, from the coding sequence ATGGCGCTGAAGTGGCTGCGTGACAATCTCAAGCACCTCAAGTTCATCCTGTGGGGCGTGGTGGCGGTGTTCGTGCTGCTCGTCTTCGTGGACTGGGGGACCGGCCGCTCCGGCCGTGGCGGCGGCGGGGCCGCTGCGGTGACGGTGGGCGAGCGCGCCGTTTCCGAGGCCGAGTTCATCGAGGAGATGCGGCGGATGAACGACCGCTTCCAGCAGCAGTTCGGCGACCAGTGGAACGACCTCCGCGGCCAGGTCGATCTCGCCGGCCAGACGGTCGCGTACTTCGTCGAGCGCGAGATGCACCTGGCGGAGGCGGCCGAGGCCGGCCTGGTGGTGTCCGACGAGGAGCTCCAGGAGGCCATCCTCTCCAACCCGATGTTCAAGGACCGGGACGGGCGCTTCGTCGGCCAGCAGGCCTACGAACGCATGATCCGGGGCTACTTTCAGCTGTCGCCCCAGCAGTTCGAGAGGCGCTTCGCCGAGGACCTCCTGATCTCGAAGCTGAGCTCGCTGGTCGAGCGCGGGGTCGTGGTGTCGGACGCCGACATCGACGCCGAGCTGCGGCGGCAGAATGAGACCGCCGACCTGGCCGCGATCCAGATCCGTTACGAGCGCTTCCTCAACGACGTCACGGTCACGGAGGACGAGCTGCGCGCGCACTACGAAGCGCGCGGCGAGGACTTCCGCCGGGGCGAGCAGCGCGTGATCCGCTACCTGGTGGTGGAGACCTCGCGCCTGAGGCGCACGCTGCCGGTCGAGCAGACCGAGCTGCGCGCCTACTACGATGCGCACGGCTCCGAGTTCTCAACCGGCGAGCAGGCGCACGCCCGCCACATCCTGTTCCGGCTGCCCCCGTCGGCGGACGCCAGCCAGCGCGCCGAGATCAAGCTCAAGGCGGAAGGCGTGCTGCGGATCGCCCAGGCCGGCGGCGACTTCGCGGAGCTCGCGGCCAAGCACTCGGAGGACCCGGGCTCGAAGGACACCGGCGGCGATCTCGGGTGGTTCGGCCGCGGCGAGATGGTGCCCGAGTTCGAATCGGCGGTGTTCAGCGCCAAGCCGGGCGAGCTGCTGGGCCCGGTGGAGAGCCAGTACGGCCTGCACATCATCAAGGTCGAGGGCTTCACGCCGCAGCGTCAGCAGCCGTTCGAGGAGGTCGAGGAGCAGGTCAAGTTCCGGGTGCTCGAGGGCCGCGCCGCTGCCGAGGCCGAGATCCGCGCCTCCGCGCTGCTGCGGCGCCTCGCCTCGGAAAAGGCGGCCGGCGAGGATCTCTGGCAGCAGGTGGCCGACGAGGACGAGTCGATCGTGCTCAACGTCAGCCCGCCGTTCTCCGCCGGCGAGCCGGTCCCGGGAACCGGGGGCGGCAGCGACCTGTCGGCCGAGGTCTTCGCGGCGGAGGTGGGCGCGATCGGGGGCCCGCGGGCGATCCCGCGCGGCTGGATGGTGTGGACGCTGACCGAGGTGCGTCCCGGCGGCGTGCCGGCGTTCGAGGAGGTGCGCTCGGCGGTGGATCAGCAGGTCCGCAAGGCCAAGGCGCTCGACCTCGCGGCCGGAGTGGCCGCCCAGGTCGCGGGGCGCTGGCGGGCCGGGGGCGACCCGGCCGAGATCGCCACCGCGCACGGCACCAGCGTCGTCGAGGCGAGCGACCACCGGCGAGGGACGGCAGTCGGCGCCCTCGGCCCGTCGCCGGCCCTCGACACCGCGGTGTTCGGGGCGACCGCCGGCGCGGTGGTGGGGCCGGTCAGGATCGGTGATCGCGGGGTCGTGGTGGCCAAGGTCGACAGGCTGACGCTGATCGACCCTGTCACCCTCGAGCGTGATCGCGCTGGGGCACGGGACCGGCTCGCGGCCGAGCGCGGCCAGCAGCTCCTGCGCGCGATGATCAACGAGCGCCGCAAGGACACCCCGGTCACCGTGGACGACGAGCTGATGGAGCGGTTCGCTCCCCGCGGTTGA
- a CDS encoding FecR domain-containing protein has protein sequence MARGLQLDWVLVRVNTIRRIVFATLLVLVAAVVVVLAYRHLNPSPLQRAQRAIEQAELLRDQVLALAIPDAWRDNVVAAARELESAKSAYAEAAWEAAANHADSAISRYQTMLGVGRGQLGGVGHFYSLEGRVQVQRTGRPEWQAAQHRMPVFEGDFVRTGRDGSAEILFEDGSLYRIGPDSLLEIHRRAAAAAPAGTIKMVVGRINVYTSDSPSTVTTDAADTEISSESRVAVGVDEVDRRTTVATFKGRALVRNPRGLEVALTDREQVAAATDGTFSQKRRIPDPPSPVEPHNNAGFDLTSQKVIAVSWRRPSPADAVHLQVSRSQRFSPDEIDVDASNLRKDQARLEAIASGTYFWRVATVAEDDLRSEWSTVRRFRIFSSSEPTLLQDEVPPELQVRPPQQLGNMFIIEGRTEVGATVTINGELVRLDSEGGFRKTVEVMGEGWNDLIIQAEDPSGNRTERRERVYVEVY, from the coding sequence GTGGCACGCGGCTTGCAGCTCGACTGGGTGCTGGTGCGGGTCAACACGATCCGCCGGATCGTCTTTGCGACGCTGCTGGTGCTGGTTGCGGCGGTCGTGGTCGTGCTTGCCTACCGCCACCTCAACCCCAGCCCCCTCCAGCGCGCGCAACGCGCCATCGAGCAGGCCGAGCTGCTGCGCGACCAGGTGCTCGCGCTCGCCATCCCCGACGCCTGGAGGGACAACGTGGTCGCCGCCGCGCGCGAGCTCGAGAGCGCGAAGTCCGCCTACGCCGAGGCGGCGTGGGAGGCGGCCGCCAATCACGCCGACAGCGCCATCAGCCGCTACCAGACCATGCTCGGGGTGGGACGCGGCCAGCTCGGCGGCGTCGGTCACTTCTACAGCCTGGAGGGACGAGTGCAGGTCCAGCGCACCGGCAGGCCGGAGTGGCAGGCCGCGCAGCACCGGATGCCGGTCTTCGAGGGCGACTTCGTGCGCACCGGGCGCGACGGCTCGGCCGAGATCCTGTTCGAGGACGGCAGCCTCTACCGGATCGGCCCGGACTCGCTGCTCGAGATCCATCGCCGCGCCGCCGCCGCCGCGCCGGCCGGAACCATCAAGATGGTGGTGGGCAGGATCAACGTCTACACCTCCGACAGCCCTTCCACGGTCACCACCGATGCGGCCGACACGGAGATCTCGAGCGAGAGCCGGGTCGCGGTCGGCGTCGACGAGGTCGACCGCCGGACCACCGTCGCCACCTTCAAGGGCCGGGCGCTGGTCCGCAATCCACGCGGCCTGGAGGTCGCCCTGACCGACCGCGAGCAGGTGGCCGCGGCCACCGACGGCACCTTCTCGCAGAAGCGCCGCATCCCGGACCCCCCGTCTCCGGTGGAGCCCCACAACAACGCGGGCTTCGACCTCACCTCGCAGAAGGTCATCGCGGTCAGCTGGCGGCGGCCGTCGCCCGCCGACGCGGTCCACCTCCAGGTCAGCCGATCGCAGCGCTTCTCGCCCGACGAGATCGACGTCGATGCTTCCAACCTGAGGAAGGACCAGGCCCGTCTCGAGGCGATCGCCTCCGGGACCTACTTCTGGCGGGTCGCGACGGTCGCCGAGGACGATCTGCGCTCGGAGTGGAGCACCGTCCGCAGGTTCCGCATCTTCTCATCGAGCGAGCCGACGCTGCTGCAGGACGAGGTCCCGCCCGAGCTCCAGGTGAGGCCGCCCCAGCAGCTCGGCAACATGTTCATCATCGAGGGTCGCACCGAGGTCGGGGCGACAGTGACCATCAACGGCGAGCTGGTGAGGCTGGACAGCGAGGGTGGCTTCCGCAAGACGGTGGAGGTCATGGGCGAGGGCTGGAACGACCTGATCATCCAGGCCGAGGACCCTTCGGGAAACCGCACCGAGCGTCGCGAGCGCGTGTACGTGGAGGTCTATTGA
- a CDS encoding Rne/Rng family ribonuclease: MTNAILFLSVSPFETRVALRENTRLVSYRAERLRASSVVGNLYKGRVTRVLPGMQAAFVDVGLARDAFLYVREAGGILDDFSDIFPIGEGELGAPGPPTSDIGDLLRHGQEVLVQVVKDPLGTKGARLTTHITLPGRFLVYLPTVRQRGVSRRITDPDERARLKAIIDGFPGNQGWIVRTAGEDRGQPELDSDRDYLLRLWGRIQATCERSRAPSLTHHELSPVLRTVRDTFTQAIQELWVDDEESFQEILDFLEQCEPALVPRVKLFRKTSDLMAAFGIDRELEKALRPKIWLKSGGYLVVNQTEALVAIDVNTGKYVGSTSLEDTAFSINLEAVREIVRQLRLRHLGGIIVIDFIDMLSPAHRETVYHALEEELATDPARTQLLPMSDIGLVQLTRKRTRPSLERTLNRECPYCHGSGRIKSLPTICLEIRRGLLDTADAEAGDQVSLTVHPEVSHYLQGPFRELLRELEEVHGLQVILRENPVFHQEQYEISR; encoded by the coding sequence ATGACGAACGCGATCCTCTTCCTGTCGGTCAGCCCTTTCGAGACCCGGGTGGCGCTCCGCGAGAACACCCGGCTGGTGTCCTACCGGGCGGAGCGGCTCCGCGCCTCGTCAGTCGTCGGCAACCTCTACAAGGGCCGCGTCACCCGCGTGCTGCCCGGCATGCAGGCCGCCTTCGTCGACGTCGGCCTGGCGCGTGACGCCTTCCTCTACGTGAGGGAGGCTGGCGGCATCCTCGACGACTTCAGCGACATCTTCCCGATCGGGGAAGGCGAGCTCGGCGCCCCCGGCCCGCCCACCTCCGACATCGGCGACCTCCTGCGCCACGGCCAGGAGGTGCTGGTCCAGGTCGTCAAGGACCCGCTCGGCACCAAGGGCGCGCGGCTGACCACCCACATCACGCTGCCCGGGCGCTTCCTCGTCTACCTGCCGACGGTCCGCCAGCGAGGCGTGTCGCGGAGGATCACCGATCCCGACGAGCGCGCCCGCCTGAAGGCGATCATCGACGGCTTCCCGGGCAACCAGGGCTGGATCGTGCGCACCGCCGGCGAGGACCGCGGCCAGCCCGAGCTCGACAGCGACCGCGACTACCTGCTGCGGCTGTGGGGACGCATCCAGGCGACCTGCGAGCGCAGCCGGGCGCCGTCCCTCACCCACCACGAGCTGAGCCCGGTCCTGCGGACGGTGCGCGACACCTTCACCCAGGCGATCCAGGAGCTGTGGGTCGACGACGAGGAGAGCTTCCAGGAGATCCTCGACTTCCTGGAGCAGTGCGAGCCGGCGCTGGTGCCGCGAGTCAAGCTGTTCCGCAAGACCAGCGACCTGATGGCGGCGTTCGGCATCGACCGCGAGCTCGAGAAGGCGCTTCGCCCCAAGATCTGGCTCAAGTCGGGCGGCTACCTGGTGGTCAACCAGACCGAGGCGCTGGTGGCGATCGACGTCAACACCGGCAAGTACGTCGGCTCGACCTCGCTCGAGGACACCGCCTTCTCGATCAACCTCGAAGCGGTGAGGGAGATCGTGCGGCAGCTCCGGTTGCGGCACCTCGGCGGCATCATCGTCATCGACTTCATCGACATGCTCTCACCCGCCCACCGCGAGACGGTCTACCACGCCCTCGAGGAGGAGCTTGCGACCGACCCCGCCCGAACCCAGCTGCTGCCGATGAGCGACATCGGGCTCGTCCAGCTGACCCGCAAGCGAACCAGGCCGAGCCTCGAGCGGACCCTGAATCGGGAGTGCCCGTACTGCCACGGCTCCGGGCGCATCAAGTCGCTGCCCACGATCTGCCTGGAGATCCGCCGCGGGCTGCTCGACACGGCCGACGCGGAGGCCGGCGACCAGGTCTCGCTGACCGTCCATCCCGAGGTGTCCCACTACCTGCAGGGCCCGTTCCGCGAGCTGCTGCGCGAGCTCGAGGAGGTGCACGGCCTGCAGGTCATCCTCCGCGAGAACCCGGTCTTCCACCAGGAGCAGTACGAGATCTCCAGGTGA
- the mreC gene encoding rod shape-determining protein MreC: MTELRPFLLRIALLWLVLELLAATQAVTPEGERVAWRWARAAVQPLALAVSEAGSAAADLVGAVRDGGQLLADNRRMTVAIEELRTRNLLLREDLAALREGAELLESVGRIETAAVIGRCVFRDPIRGRMEVRVATRVAIPKDTPVLGAGGLAGRVVESRSGSVWVQLLTHPAAATAVQTTNGSLQALAAGTGRPDRLDIQYVPRTADLLQGEAFVTSGADGIYPAGIPVGSVASIRESAGAFLEVRAAPSVELARLRAVLLLPDVARGPRPGGWR, from the coding sequence GTGACTGAGCTGCGCCCCTTCCTGCTGCGGATCGCGCTGCTGTGGCTCGTGCTCGAGCTGCTCGCCGCGACCCAGGCGGTGACGCCGGAGGGCGAGCGCGTCGCCTGGCGATGGGCGCGCGCCGCCGTCCAGCCCCTGGCGCTGGCCGTCAGCGAGGCCGGCTCGGCGGCGGCCGATCTGGTGGGCGCGGTCCGCGACGGCGGCCAGCTGCTGGCCGACAACCGCCGCATGACGGTCGCGATCGAGGAGCTGCGAACCAGGAACCTGCTGCTCCGCGAGGATCTCGCGGCCCTGCGCGAGGGGGCGGAGCTGCTCGAGAGCGTGGGCCGAATCGAGACCGCGGCCGTGATCGGCCGCTGCGTGTTTCGCGATCCGATCCGGGGCCGGATGGAGGTCCGCGTCGCCACCCGGGTGGCGATCCCGAAGGACACGCCGGTGCTCGGCGCCGGCGGCCTTGCCGGGCGGGTCGTCGAGTCGCGGTCCGGCAGCGTGTGGGTGCAGCTGCTCACCCACCCGGCCGCCGCGACCGCGGTCCAGACGACGAACGGCTCGCTGCAAGCGCTAGCCGCCGGCACCGGCCGGCCCGACCGCCTCGACATCCAGTACGTCCCGCGGACGGCGGACCTCCTCCAGGGCGAGGCGTTCGTCACCAGCGGCGCCGACGGCATCTACCCGGCCGGCATCCCGGTGGGCTCGGTGGCGTCGATCCGCGAGAGCGCGGGCGCCTTCCTGGAGGTCCGCGCAGCGCCCAGCGTCGAGCTCGCCCGGCTCCGCGCCGTGCTGCTGCTCCCTGACGTCGCCAGGGGACCGCGCCCGGGGGGATGGCGGTGA
- the mrdA gene encoding penicillin-binding protein 2 encodes MELREDLAPVKRRAALLVALTLAALVVLLLRLVQLQIIEGASWRRAAENNRLRRIPVATQRGRIYDRRGVVLADNVPTWQLLLFPDEAPKIEETLLFVARLGIADVATLRNLQAERELARLAPLVLADDLSWEQVAKIRSHQSDHPELAVTNAFRRAYPLAGTTAHVVGHLRMVTRDEVEADPGLDQNALVGATGVEALRNGFLAGSDGTRYEVVSAVGQPIGVVRDSPPVAGRDVGTTLDVRLQQTAALALGDRTGTVVALEPATGAVRVLYSSPTFDPNIFVGRLSHSQWEELTADPGRPLNDRSLQGAYPPGSTIKPFYTLAGLAEGEITPDSAVTCHGGVTLYGHPFRCWRRGGHGGVGVVRSLEVSCDSFYYLLGYRLGIDRMARWLRRFGFAEPTGIGLGPELTGLVGTPEWAREVRGTPWYAGEAISVAIGQGPVLATSLQLARAYAVLANGGRLVTPHLVASADVPPPVDLGLDPRHLALVVEGLTRVVHGGEGTAAFLARLPMAGKTGTAQVARLREGVRAQDLPEHLRHHALFVGWAPLDRPRLVVAAVVEHGVGGSTAAAPVVAQVIEAAMEEWNGTHEKEVVEGGAGDGAAPALAPALVTAEPQAKPDPPSHPNQIPTDDPG; translated from the coding sequence ATGGAGCTGCGAGAGGACCTCGCCCCGGTCAAGCGGCGGGCCGCGCTGCTCGTGGCGCTGACCCTGGCGGCGCTCGTCGTTCTGCTGCTTCGGCTGGTCCAGCTGCAGATCATCGAGGGCGCAAGCTGGCGGCGGGCAGCGGAGAACAACCGGCTACGCCGGATCCCGGTCGCCACCCAGCGCGGAAGGATCTACGACCGCAGAGGCGTGGTGCTGGCCGACAACGTCCCGACGTGGCAGCTGCTGCTGTTCCCTGACGAGGCGCCCAAGATCGAGGAGACGCTGCTGTTCGTGGCGCGCTTGGGAATCGCCGACGTCGCCACGCTGCGCAATCTGCAGGCGGAGCGCGAGCTCGCGCGGCTCGCGCCGCTGGTTCTTGCCGACGACCTGAGCTGGGAGCAGGTGGCGAAGATCCGCTCGCATCAAAGCGACCACCCCGAGCTCGCCGTGACCAACGCGTTCCGGCGAGCCTACCCCCTCGCCGGCACCACCGCCCACGTCGTCGGGCACCTGCGGATGGTCACCCGCGACGAGGTCGAGGCAGACCCCGGGCTGGATCAGAACGCCCTGGTCGGCGCGACCGGGGTGGAGGCGCTGCGCAATGGCTTCTTGGCCGGCAGCGACGGCACCCGCTACGAGGTGGTGTCCGCCGTCGGCCAGCCTATCGGCGTGGTGCGCGACAGCCCGCCGGTGGCGGGGCGCGACGTCGGAACCACCCTCGACGTGCGCCTCCAGCAGACCGCCGCCCTTGCCCTGGGCGATCGCACCGGAACCGTCGTCGCGCTCGAGCCCGCCACCGGCGCGGTGCGCGTGCTCTACTCCAGCCCCACCTTCGACCCGAACATCTTCGTCGGACGGCTGTCGCACAGCCAGTGGGAGGAGCTGACCGCGGACCCCGGGCGCCCGCTGAACGACCGGTCGCTGCAGGGGGCCTATCCGCCCGGCTCGACGATCAAGCCCTTCTACACCCTGGCCGGCCTGGCCGAGGGCGAGATCACGCCCGACAGCGCGGTGACGTGCCACGGCGGCGTCACCCTCTACGGTCACCCCTTCCGGTGCTGGCGCCGGGGCGGCCACGGGGGGGTCGGCGTGGTCCGCTCGCTCGAGGTCTCGTGCGACTCCTTCTACTACCTGCTCGGGTACCGCCTGGGCATCGACCGCATGGCGCGATGGCTGCGGCGGTTCGGTTTCGCCGAGCCCACCGGGATCGGCCTCGGCCCCGAGCTCACCGGCCTCGTGGGGACCCCCGAGTGGGCGCGCGAGGTGCGGGGGACGCCCTGGTACGCCGGGGAGGCGATCTCGGTGGCGATCGGCCAGGGCCCCGTGCTCGCCACCAGCCTGCAGCTCGCCCGCGCCTACGCGGTGCTCGCCAACGGCGGCCGCCTGGTGACGCCCCACCTGGTGGCGTCCGCGGACGTGCCGCCGCCGGTCGACCTCGGGCTCGATCCGCGGCACCTCGCGCTGGTGGTCGAGGGGCTGACCCGGGTGGTCCACGGCGGCGAGGGAACCGCCGCCTTCCTGGCTCGCCTGCCGATGGCCGGCAAGACCGGCACCGCCCAGGTGGCGCGGCTCAGGGAAGGGGTCCGCGCCCAGGACCTCCCGGAGCACCTCAGGCACCACGCCCTGTTCGTGGGCTGGGCGCCGCTCGACCGGCCGCGGCTGGTGGTGGCGGCGGTGGTCGAGCACGGCGTCGGCGGTTCGACCGCCGCTGCACCGGTGGTGGCGCAGGTCATCGAGGCGGCGATGGAGGAGTGGAACGGCACCCACGAGAAGGAGGTCGTGGAGGGCGGGGCCGGCGACGGCGCAGCTCCCGCTCTCGCGCCCGCGCTCGTCACGGCGGAGCCGCAGGCGAAGCCGGATCCGCCTTCCCACCCGAATCAGATCCCCACCGACGATCCGGGCTAG